CCCCTTGATAATGCCCTTGTCCTTGGTAACCCGAAAGCCGCACACCGGGTTGTGGTCTTTGATGATCCCGACTGACCATTCTGTGCACGACTTCATCGGGAGATGAAGCAGGTTTTAGAGAAGAGAGACGATATTGTCTTCTTTATAAAGCTCTTTCCACTGAAGATGCATAAGGATGCCAGAAGGAAGGCGATGGCCATCCAGTGTGAGAAGTCAATCAAGCTCCTTGAGGCAGCTTTTGAAAAAAAGAAGATCCCCGACCCCACCTGCAAAACGGATGCTATAGACAAGAATATTGAACTGGCAACAAAGTTGGGAATAACGGGAACTCCTGCGATTATCCTACAAGACGGCCGGGTATTAAGTGGCGCAATAACTGCTAAACAGATCATCGAGTATGTGGATGGCAAGAAGTAACACTCTTGGATTATTTTCAAAATTATAGGGACATAATTCCTGATTTTGAAGATGTCCCTGGCGGGACATTTGACCCCTCTGTTTCAAACGCGGTAAGACTTTATCCTCATTATGTCGATTCCTGGGGGTTTTTCATCGCAAGAATCAGAAAGAGAGAACCCCCTTCCCATTAAAAATGAACCTCCCCGCAACAGAGACGGCGTGGTATTGAAAACTTAGACTCTTTCGTGTTTTAGTTGAAGGCAGGCTTAAAATTCACATTAACATTAACCACAACGCACAACGTCATTCCGGCTTGTCCGGAATCTGTCTTTAAGAAGGATCCCCGACTCCCAAGCTCTCGGACCAAAGGCCGGGAGCTTCGGCAAGGTGCATTGTGATTTATACGAGGACATTGCAGAAACGATTCCCCGAACGCTTTCGGGGAATGACGGACTGATCAAGTGTTTTTAATTTTTTTACGAATGAACTTGAAGTTTCTTCAGGAATTTGTGTGGAAATAAGCAGGCAACTACTTTTCTTTATCAGGCCGGGTTAACTTTTCCACAAAACTGGTGTTGTATTTTCCTTTCAAGAACCTCTCCGAACTCAACACCCTGATATGAAATGGAATGGTTGTCTGAATCCCCTCCACCACAAACTCCCCGAGGGCACGTAGCATACGGATTATTGCCTCATCCCTGTCCTTGCCGACGACTATGAGCTTGGCTATCAGGGAGTCGTAGTTTGTGGACACGGTCCAGCCCATGAAAGCGGCTGTATCCACCCTTACACCGGGGCCGCCGGGGGGGTAGAAGAAGGTAATCTTTCCTGACGAGGGAATGAATTTTTCAGGGTCTTCCGCATTTATGCGGCACTCAATGGCATGCCCGATGAACTTGACCGCTGACTGTTTAATCTCAAGGGGGAACCCTGCCGCAAGCCTGATCTGCTCTTTTATAATATCCACACCGGTTACTGCCTCTGTAATCGGATGTTCTACCTGGACTCTCGTGTTGATCTCCATGAAATATACATCCTCATCGGGGTCGATAATAAACTCTACGGTTCCGGCATTCCTGTATCTGAGGGCCTTTGCCGTTTTAAGGGCATAATCTCCGATCTTCTTCCTGAGCCTGTCCGACAGTCCGGGGGCAGGGGCCTCTTCAATCAGCTTCTGGTGCCTCCTCTGGATGGAGCAGTCCCTCTCGCCAAGATGAATAACGGTGCCCTTGTTATCGGCGAGGATCTGAACCTCAATATGTCTCATCTCGGAGATATATTTTTCAATATAGAGGTCCTCCTTCCCGAATACCGTAAGGGCCTCCCGCTGTGCCGTATTGAAGGCGTCCTCAAGCGCCTCTTCGCGCTCAACGATCCGCATTCCCCTTCCACCGCCGCCGGCGGTGGCCTTCAGGATTACAGGAAAGCCCACTTTCTTTGCGATCTTCCTTGCCGCGGCAGTCTCCTTCACAATCCCGTCGCTTCCGGGCACTACCGGAACACCCTTTTTCTTCAGGAGCTGTCTCGTGCGGGCCTTCTCCCCACCCAGTCTTATGTTTTCAGGTTTCGGCCCGATAAAGGTTATACCTGACTTCATGCAGGCCTCTGCAAACTGGGGATTTTCAGAAAGAAAACCATAGCCCGGATGGATTGCCTCTGAATCGGTTATCTCTGCCGCACTCAGGATGGCAGGGGTGTGGAGATAGCTCTGTGCAGGATCGGCAGGCCCTATACAGACCGCCTCATCCGCCAGCCTGACGGGCATTGTCTCCCTGTCGATTTCAGAATATACAACGACGGTCTTTATACCCAGTTCCCGGCAGGCCCGGATTATTCTTACCGCAATCTCTCCTCTGTTGGCTATCAGAATTTTTTTGAAGAGTTTCATGGCTTTCTCTCAAACCCCCAACTATGACTTATCAATTGCAGACCACCTATACGGGTTCTATCAGGAAGAGTGGTTCTCCATATTCGACGGGCTGACCGTTCTCTACAAGCACCCTTACAACCACTCCGTCCACCTCACACTCGATCTCGTTCATGAGCTTCATGGCTTCAATAATACAGAGGACCTGCCCCTTATTAACCCTTGAACCAACATTCACAAAGGGATCCGTCTCAGGGGATGTCGCCCGGTAGAAGGTACCCACAATGGGCGAGGTTACGGTGAAGAGATGCCCGACATCCTCTACCTCTTCAAGGGGTTTTGCAGATGCCTCTGCCTTCTTCTCAACTATCTCAAAGGGCGAGAGAAACCTCTCTCTCTTCAGCCTGAGCTTTATACCCTCCTTCTCAATCAGGATCTCCGATATATCCGTATCTTTAAGGAGATCAATCAGTTTCTGTATCTCATCGAGGTTCATCCTTTAGCCCTCTCAATATACTCTCCGGTACGGGTATCAATCTTTATAAAATCACCCTCGTTTATATGGAAGGGGACCTTAACCGCAGCCCCTGTCTCCACAACGGCGGGCTTGCTGCCACCTGAAGCAGTATCCCCCTTCACGCCGGGTTCGGTCTGGGTGACCTGTAATATCACGAAATTAGGCAGTTCCACCGAAATGGCCTCATCCCTGTAATAGAGTATATAAACGTTTGTGTTCTCCTTCAGATACAACCGTTTGTCTGAAAGCTGCTCCTCTGTGAGGGGGACCTGTTCATATGTCTCGGTGTCCATAAAATAATAAAGGTTGTCCTGGTTATAGAGATACTGCATCTCCTTTTCCTGAAGGTCGGGTTTCGGGACCTTGTCTCCGGCAGAGAATGTCTCCTCAACGGTCTTCCCGGTCCTGAGCCCCTTGAGTTTTGCACGCACGAAGGCAGCGCCACGTCCCATCTTTACATGCTGGAAATCGAGTACCTCATAGGGTTCGTCCCGGTACTCTATCTTTATGCCTCTCTTGAACTCATTTGTTGATATCATTGATCCTCCTCACTTGCAGCATCTATTTTCCTCTGACAGATGATATATCACACCTCAGATCACTTCAAGTCTTCCGGGAAGGCCTGTCATGACCTTCCGGCCCTTCCCTGTCACTACAACCATGTCCTCTATTCTTACGCCACCAAGCCCCGGCACATATATACCGGGTTCTATGGTAAAAACCATTCCCTTTTCAAGGGTTTCCTCACCTATCCATGATATACGAGGAGGCTCATGTATATCAAGTCCCACACCATGCCCTGTTCCGTGACCAAAGTATCTGCCATAACCGGAACGGGATATGAAGTCACGCGCCACCCTGTCGATATCACGTGTCTTTCTTCCCGGGGCAACCTCCTTAATCGCCTTCCTGTTGGCCCTGCGGACTGTATTATAGATGGCAACCTTTGCTCCGATATCCTCACCTTTTACAATAAAGCTCCGTGTCATGTCGGAAAAATAGCCATCCGCCTCTCCACCCCAGTCTATGATCACGAGGTCGCCACCATGTAAACGCCTCTGCGTCGCCCTTGCATGGGGCAGGGCAGACCGCTCACCTGAAGCCACTATTATATCAAAGGGGAGCCTGACACAACCCTCTCTCTTCAGTCTCAGTTCAAGCCGCCGTGCAAAGGAAACCTCTGATGTGCCTTTTTTAAGATGTCCCTTCACCGCTGTGAAGGCCGCCTCTGCACGCCTTACAGCCTCCCTGATTCTGCTCAGCTCATACCTGTCCTTTTTTACCCTCAGGGACTCGACAAGTCCGTCAACGGGTCTTAACCGGAGACTCCTTTTCAGACTGTGGTACAGGAGGAAGGGAGCGGAAAGCTCGAAACCGAGGAGCCCTATCCCCATCCTTCTGAGAACCCTCTTCACACAGGCCATCAACGACCCCTTTGGTACGACTATTTCACACCCCTTCACCTCCTGGAGAGACTGCTCCCTGTACCTGAAGTCCGTAAAAAAATAAGCCCCCCCGGCGGTTATCAACAGGAGGGCGGATGATCCACTGAATCCCGTCAGGTAGTGTATGTTCGTTATATTGCTGACAAGAAAGGCCCTGAACCGTTTCTTCAGGACCGCATCCCTTATAAGCTCAAGCCTATCCATCCTTTAATAGAAAGACCGGCGCGCCGAGATACACGGAGGGATCTAAAATGATAAATCCGGAATGGGGGCCGTCTTTGAAAAGAACTGAGACAGTATATTCAGGATAAAGGTTCTCCATCGGTCCGGTATAAAAAAACGGGTACGGAAAGGCGGGAAACTCAAAACTCCCTTTCTATCTTCGGGACGACCGTACGCAATACGAATCTTGCCTTGCCGAAGTTGCCATCGGGTTTAAGAACCAGGGCGACATAATAACCTTCGGTTATCTTCCTCATAAATACGCCGCATTTTTCAGTTATCAGGACAAACTCACGGGCATCACCAAGCTGGAGGTCCTCCGCTGCTATCTCTATATCCTTTATAAGCGTTGAGGCCTCGGCAGAGAGGTCATTGAAATCAATCAGTCTTTCACGGACATATTCCTCTACCGGGATACCGTCGGATGCAAGAATGATGGAGGCAACGGCCCCCTCAACCCCTTCAACCGCCTCTTTAAGAATCTCTGAGAAACTCATCCTTCCTCTTCTGCAATCCATCGAGCATTGACTCCATACGCCCGACCAGAGCGCCCGTGTCTTTACCAAGGATAGACAACAGCTGTTTTAGCTCTGCAGACCTCTGTCTGACCCTGAGGTCATCGGGATAATCGCTCAGAAGGTCTGCATACATCTCTATCGCCCTGACATAACGGTCACCCCTGACGTACTCATCCGCCTCGGCGATAAGCTTATCAACTCCGTTACCCTCCGTCTCCTCCATAGCCTCTTCAGCCTCTTCCTGGAGTGACGAAAAGGAGAAGAGGGATTCTTCTTCCTTTTCCACGATTTCCGGTCCGGAAGGACTGTCACTTCCTTCGGATAATTCAAGCTCCGGTACATCCTCGAGTTCAAATATATCTTCGCCTTCAGGGTCGTGTATCTGCTCATCTATAAAACGGCTGAACTCCTTGTACTCCTCATAGTCGATATCTACAGACTCCCCGGCAGGCTCCGGGTCAGGGATCTCAAAGGCCTCTTCAGAAACGGACGTCTCTTCTTCAGATTCAGACAGGGGCTCATCCCGGACCACCTCTGCCCCTTCTTCTCCCGGCAAGACAACCCCGTCAAAGGAAACGGGCTCCGGCTCCTGTTCATCTTCCGGGGTTGAAACACCCCCTCCTGTCTCCGGTTCCTTCAACTCCGTTGCACTGTCCTCCTTATCGAGGATGGCCTTGGCCTCATCATCGAAGGGGTTCAGTTCCATGACCTTCCTGTAGTGTTCAACGGCCTTGTCTTTATTGCCTGTATCCCTGTAAATCTCGGCAAGTTTTTTTTGTGCAAAGAGGTTGTCGGGAATGCTCTTAATAACCTTCTCAAATTCCTCCCTGGCGTCATCAACCTCTCCCTGTTCAAGATAGATCTTGCCAAGGGCGACACGTGCGCTTGTATAACCGGCCTCTTTCTCAAGACCTCTTAAGAGGATATCCACGGCCTCTTCATACATTGCGGCCTTACGATACTCCTCTGCAAGGGGGACGAAGAGCTTTGATTCAGGATCCTTTTCAATCCTTGCCTTTAGTTTTTCAATATCTTCCAGTGCCATAATTGACCCCGCTGTTAGGCATAATTATAGTTATTAGAAACAAAACATGTCAATAATCATGACAGGTTACGTCACTTTCCTCTTTTGAGGTAGTGATCAAATATCACCCCTGCACATTCTTCCTTACTCATCAGGGGGAAGCTGTAAACCCCGTTGTAA
The sequence above is a segment of the bacterium BMS3Abin08 genome. Coding sequences within it:
- a CDS encoding putative peptidase, which translates into the protein MDRLELIRDAVLKKRFRAFLVSNITNIHYLTGFSGSSALLLITAGGAYFFTDFRYREQSLQEVKGCEIVVPKGSLMACVKRVLRRMGIGLLGFELSAPFLLYHSLKRSLRLRPVDGLVESLRVKKDRYELSRIREAVRRAEAAFTAVKGHLKKGTSEVSFARRLELRLKREGCVRLPFDIIVASGERSALPHARATQRRLHGGDLVIIDWGGEADGYFSDMTRSFIVKGEDIGAKVAIYNTVRRANRKAIKEVAPGRKTRDIDRVARDFISRSGYGRYFGHGTGHGVGLDIHEPPRISWIGEETLEKGMVFTIEPGIYVPGLGGVRIEDMVVVTGKGRKVMTGLPGRLEVI
- the accB gene encoding biotin carboxyl carrier protein of acetyl-CoA carboxylase, translated to MNLDEIQKLIDLLKDTDISEILIEKEGIKLRLKRERFLSPFEIVEKKAEASAKPLEEVEDVGHLFTVTSPIVGTFYRATSPETDPFVNVGSRVNKGQVLCIIEAMKLMNEIECEVDGVVVRVLVENGQPVEYGEPLFLIEPV
- the accC gene encoding biotin carboxylase — protein: MKLFKKILIANRGEIAVRIIRACRELGIKTVVVYSEIDRETMPVRLADEAVCIGPADPAQSYLHTPAILSAAEITDSEAIHPGYGFLSENPQFAEACMKSGITFIGPKPENIRLGGEKARTRQLLKKKGVPVVPGSDGIVKETAAARKIAKKVGFPVILKATAGGGGRGMRIVEREEALEDAFNTAQREALTVFGKEDLYIEKYISEMRHIEVQILADNKGTVIHLGERDCSIQRRHQKLIEEAPAPGLSDRLRKKIGDYALKTAKALRYRNAGTVEFIIDPDEDVYFMEINTRVQVEHPITEAVTGVDIIKEQIRLAAGFPLEIKQSAVKFIGHAIECRINAEDPEKFIPSSGKITFFYPPGGPGVRVDTAAFMGWTVSTNYDSLIAKLIVVGKDRDEAIIRMLRALGEFVVEGIQTTIPFHIRVLSSERFLKGKYNTSFVEKLTRPDKEK
- the dsbC_2 gene encoding thiol:disulfide interchange protein DsbC precursor, yielding MKQVLEKRDDIVFFIKLFPLKMHKDARRKAMAIQCEKSIKLLEAAFEKKKIPDPTCKTDAIDKNIELATKLGITGTPAIILQDGRVLSGAITAKQIIEYVDGKK
- a CDS encoding tetratricopeptide repeat protein; protein product: MALEDIEKLKARIEKDPESKLFVPLAEEYRKAAMYEEAVDILLRGLEKEAGYTSARVALGKIYLEQGEVDDAREEFEKVIKSIPDNLFAQKKLAEIYRDTGNKDKAVEHYRKVMELNPFDDEAKAILDKEDSATELKEPETGGGVSTPEDEQEPEPVSFDGVVLPGEEGAEVVRDEPLSESEEETSVSEEAFEIPDPEPAGESVDIDYEEYKEFSRFIDEQIHDPEGEDIFELEDVPELELSEGSDSPSGPEIVEKEEESLFSFSSLQEEAEEAMEETEGNGVDKLIAEADEYVRGDRYVRAIEMYADLLSDYPDDLRVRQRSAELKQLLSILGKDTGALVGRMESMLDGLQKRKDEFLRDS
- the efp gene encoding elongation factor P, with the protein product MISTNEFKRGIKIEYRDEPYEVLDFQHVKMGRGAAFVRAKLKGLRTGKTVEETFSAGDKVPKPDLQEKEMQYLYNQDNLYYFMDTETYEQVPLTEEQLSDKRLYLKENTNVYILYYRDEAISVELPNFVILQVTQTEPGVKGDTASGGSKPAVVETGAAVKVPFHINEGDFIKIDTRTGEYIERAKG